Proteins encoded in a region of the Deltaproteobacteria bacterium genome:
- the lipA gene encoding lipoyl synthase: MSKQKNNLKPGPHKPEWLKRRLPTGPAYEGVRGLLERSRLHTVCQEAHCPNIWECFSRGAATFLIMGPRCTRACRFCAVEHGGPAPIDPREPVHVAEAVMEMGLTYIVITSVTRDDLPDGGAGIFAKTIEEIRKSVAHAAVEVLIPDFKGDREALLKVMDAWPAVLNHNLETIPRLYARVRPGADYRRSLDILRWAGEADPSVPTKSGLMLGLGESDGEVEDTFGDLLDAGCRILTLGQYLQPSKEHLPVERYVPPKEFDGWREKALEMGFRAVAAGPFVRSSYQAEALWRQAQERGAGGRERGVGSRQ; the protein is encoded by the coding sequence ATGTCTAAGCAGAAGAATAATCTAAAACCCGGCCCCCACAAGCCGGAATGGCTCAAACGAAGACTGCCCACAGGCCCTGCCTATGAGGGGGTGAGGGGCCTTTTGGAAAGGAGCCGCCTTCATACCGTCTGCCAGGAGGCCCATTGTCCCAATATCTGGGAGTGCTTTTCAAGAGGCGCCGCGACCTTCCTGATCATGGGTCCCCGATGCACACGGGCCTGCCGGTTCTGCGCGGTGGAACATGGCGGGCCGGCCCCGATCGATCCCCGTGAACCGGTCCATGTGGCAGAGGCCGTTATGGAGATGGGTCTGACATACATTGTGATCACCTCTGTCACACGGGACGATCTCCCTGACGGCGGCGCAGGGATTTTCGCGAAAACTATCGAGGAGATTCGCAAAAGCGTGGCCCATGCAGCCGTCGAGGTCCTGATCCCCGACTTTAAGGGGGACAGGGAGGCCCTCCTGAAGGTGATGGATGCCTGGCCCGCTGTCCTGAACCACAACCTGGAGACAATTCCGCGCCTTTATGCCCGGGTACGGCCGGGGGCGGACTACCGACGGTCACTGGATATTCTGCGATGGGCCGGTGAAGCGGATCCGTCCGTTCCCACAAAATCGGGGCTCATGCTGGGTCTGGGTGAATCGGACGGGGAGGTGGAAGACACCTTCGGGGATCTTCTTGATGCAGGATGCCGGATCCTGACCCTGGGGCAATATCTCCAGCCGTCTAAGGAGCACCTCCCGGTGGAACGCTATGTCCCTCCGAAGGAGTTCGACGGCTGGAGGGAAAAGGCCCTTGAAATGGGCTTTCGGGCCGTGGCCGCCGGGCCTTTTGTCAGGAGTTCCTATCAGGCGGAGGCGCTTTGGCGGCAGGCGCAAGAGCGGGGAGCAGGGGGCAGGGAGCGGGGAGTAGGCAGTAGGCAGTAG
- a CDS encoding multicopper oxidase domain-containing protein, which translates to MGTQTEATFKLWENAAFYVSVQARDATGFSPYSNLREVVIGSLSPLLDSRVIPKYQDALIIPPVMPAALLKTDLPQDEQAVTPWDSWYEIAVKQFDQQIMPSSFPKTTVWSYGDLLGPAPGQPGTTFNYPAFTVEARTDEVTRVTWTNGLVDDSGKYLPHLLPVDRTLHWANPEMLKCMDGTYRTDCRPDTTASYNINNLDQFYVGPVPIVTHLHGAHVDAISDGYPEAWYLPDANNIPSNYATRGSNYGSVEPVGPGKALFEYDNSHAAATLWYHDHTLGMTRVNVYAGPAGFWLIRDAVEDALNLPRPAPKAGEPLWAPTDPMKDAPPYWEIPIVVQDRSFREDGSLYYPDSRYDFDGYPGPYIPDPDSDLSPIWNPEAFFNSMVVNGRTWPVQAVEPDMYRFRFLNGCNSRFLILKLVTATDINDSETWVEVTGGFTQIGSDEGFLPTPVVVDQLLMGPAERADVVVDFSKFAPGTRIYLVNEGPDEPFGGGNPGEDFSPADPQTTGQVMMFSVVVDDPNRGEDFSIPAVVPVQTVPEPTVTRQLSLNEVESEIWDGPAAALLGTYENGDPEAMTWGEVITETPALGDTELWEIFNFTADAHPIHLHLVDFQVVNRQRLTNLDDGVAEDPAFPDPASPPRPPEPWETGAKDTVIAYPGEVTRLKATFDRPGLYVWHCHILEHEDNEMMRPVYVMSPGETEPPLP; encoded by the coding sequence AAGCTGTGGGAAAACGCCGCTTTCTATGTGTCGGTCCAGGCCCGTGACGCCACCGGGTTCAGTCCCTATTCCAATCTTCGCGAGGTTGTTATCGGGAGTCTCTCTCCGCTTCTGGATTCAAGGGTTATCCCAAAATACCAGGATGCATTGATTATCCCTCCGGTAATGCCCGCCGCTCTACTCAAGACGGATCTACCCCAGGATGAGCAGGCGGTTACCCCCTGGGATTCCTGGTACGAGATTGCCGTCAAGCAGTTTGATCAGCAGATTATGCCTTCTTCCTTTCCCAAGACAACCGTCTGGAGCTATGGAGATCTTTTGGGCCCGGCGCCGGGCCAGCCCGGGACCACCTTCAATTACCCGGCATTTACGGTGGAAGCGCGAACTGATGAGGTGACAAGGGTCACCTGGACAAACGGCCTGGTGGATGACTCTGGGAAATACCTTCCGCACCTTCTGCCTGTGGACCGCACCCTGCACTGGGCCAACCCTGAGATGCTGAAGTGCATGGACGGGACGTACCGTACCGATTGCAGACCCGACACGACGGCATCGTACAATATAAATAACCTGGACCAGTTTTACGTGGGTCCCGTGCCCATCGTAACCCACCTTCACGGGGCCCATGTGGACGCCATCAGCGACGGCTATCCCGAGGCCTGGTATCTGCCCGATGCCAACAATATCCCGTCCAATTATGCGACCCGGGGAAGTAACTACGGTTCCGTGGAACCGGTCGGGCCGGGAAAGGCCCTGTTTGAATACGATAACAGTCACGCCGCCGCCACCCTCTGGTATCATGATCACACCCTGGGGATGACCCGGGTCAACGTGTATGCCGGACCCGCGGGATTCTGGCTCATCCGTGACGCCGTTGAAGACGCCCTCAATCTCCCCCGCCCGGCGCCAAAAGCAGGGGAACCCCTGTGGGCGCCCACCGATCCCATGAAGGACGCGCCGCCCTACTGGGAGATCCCTATTGTGGTTCAGGACCGCTCGTTTCGCGAGGACGGGTCCCTCTATTATCCGGACAGCAGGTACGATTTTGACGGCTATCCCGGACCCTATATCCCGGACCCGGATTCCGATCTGTCTCCCATCTGGAACCCGGAGGCATTCTTCAACAGCATGGTTGTCAACGGCCGGACCTGGCCCGTCCAGGCCGTGGAGCCGGATATGTACCGTTTCCGTTTCCTCAACGGCTGCAATTCCCGCTTTCTCATCCTGAAGCTGGTGACCGCAACGGATATCAACGACTCCGAGACCTGGGTTGAGGTGACGGGAGGATTTACCCAGATCGGATCGGATGAAGGATTTCTGCCCACACCGGTGGTCGTGGATCAACTCCTCATGGGACCCGCGGAACGGGCCGACGTGGTCGTGGACTTCTCGAAATTCGCTCCGGGAACCAGGATATATCTGGTGAACGAGGGGCCTGATGAGCCTTTCGGCGGCGGAAACCCCGGTGAGGATTTCAGCCCCGCGGATCCGCAGACCACGGGCCAGGTGATGATGTTCAGCGTGGTCGTGGATGATCCCAACAGGGGAGAGGATTTTTCCATACCGGCTGTCGTGCCTGTCCAGACCGTCCCCGAGCCCACGGTTACGCGCCAGCTCAGCCTGAATGAGGTGGAGTCGGAGATATGGGACGGTCCCGCGGCCGCTCTGCTGGGGACCTACGAGAACGGAGACCCGGAAGCTATGACGTGGGGAGAGGTGATCACGGAAACACCCGCGTTGGGGGATACGGAGTTATGGGAAATTTTTAATTTCACGGCCGATGCCCATCCCATTCACCTGCATCTGGTGGATTTTCAGGTTGTAAACCGGCAGAGGCTTACCAATCTGGATGACGGTGTTGCCGAGGATCCCGCTTTTCCCGATCCCGCGTCGCCGCCGCGGCCGCCGGAACCGTGGGAGACGGGCGCCAAGGACACGGTCATTGCCTATCCCGGTGAGGTGACCCGTCTCAAGGCCACCTTCGACAGGCCCGGACTGTATGTCTGGCACTGCCATATCCTCGAACACGAGGACAACGAGATGATGCGGCCGGTATATGTCATGTCGCCTGGAGAGACGGAGCCGCCGCTTCCGTAA
- the lipB gene encoding lipoyl(octanoyl) transferase LipB — protein MNPTNPHPVAAFPRRKCLCVDLPRIDYQDAWTLQTDLVAARWERRLDTDVILLLEHPPVFTLGRRGGMGNLTVSEDMLQERGIPVIQVERGGDITFHGPGQLVIYPIIDLNAARLGVADYVEMLEEAVIRVAADWGITAGRDPRNRGVWVSNSKLASIGIAVRRGISFHGVALNVSLALEPFGWINPCGLRGIGITSMEKKLGQRVSMEDVRQNVKHHLEDIFEVEIVMTDIARDSGMGVLCLQLGDKGVPSY, from the coding sequence ATGAACCCAACAAACCCGCACCCTGTGGCCGCCTTTCCAAGAAGAAAATGTCTCTGCGTCGATCTCCCCCGGATCGATTACCAAGACGCCTGGACCCTCCAGACGGATCTGGTGGCCGCGAGATGGGAGAGGCGCCTCGACACGGATGTGATTCTTCTGCTGGAGCACCCCCCGGTATTTACCCTGGGCCGGAGGGGAGGGATGGGGAATCTGACGGTGTCCGAGGATATGCTCCAAGAGAGGGGCATCCCGGTTATCCAGGTGGAGCGGGGCGGGGATATCACCTTTCACGGTCCCGGCCAGCTGGTGATCTATCCGATCATCGACCTGAATGCCGCCCGTCTGGGGGTGGCGGACTACGTGGAAATGCTGGAAGAGGCGGTCATCCGGGTGGCGGCGGACTGGGGGATCACGGCCGGCCGGGACCCTCGCAACCGGGGGGTATGGGTGAGTAACAGCAAACTGGCAAGCATCGGTATCGCGGTCCGCCGGGGGATCAGCTTCCACGGCGTGGCGCTCAATGTCAGCCTGGCACTCGAACCTTTTGGGTGGATAAACCCCTGCGGTCTCCGGGGAATCGGCATCACATCCATGGAAAAGAAACTCGGGCAGCGCGTGTCCATGGAGGATGTACGCCAAAACGTCAAACATCATCTGGAAGATATCTTCGAAGTTGAGATAGTCATGACGGATATTGCGAGGGATTCAGGGATGGGGGTGCTATGTTTGCAGCTTGGGGACAAAGGCGTCCCTTCTTATTGA
- a CDS encoding FAD-dependent oxidoreductase, whose protein sequence is MNQPLDIIIVGLGAGGLYASRAALSFNRKCRVTFIEKRDFDQFSPCGLPFAIEGVVKDFDDLKYHVPEVKERLVKLLQHEAVSIDPDKKTITTMDLAASREKSIRYDALILANGASPINLPIPGAREFVGKGVHFVSDIDNSRALLEAAASPGKKQAVVVGAGASGLEVAVGLRRRGLNVIVTKRTPAPFPRNLDPEMGEAIVQQLEALGIRVLFGKGIDRIDGEGEVTSVTIAGEAIPCDIVVMAAGMRANTRLAESAGIAMENGLVTVNNRMETSVRGIYAIGDLVRTYSRIDHTPVVMQLATSAYRQGMTAGVNAAGGDTTYPGALNTFLTKVGDLEIAATGYTLRTARDLGYDARAVSTRREIRPHYMPDVTDVHLRVIVNQADGKILGGQAVGKEGAGWRINLLALAIHGKMTLYDLLDAELSYNPPVSQMIDPLSQLAEVGLKRLRLPPKKCETVFLPSDRRESTSD, encoded by the coding sequence ATGAATCAACCCTTGGATATTATCATCGTCGGGCTGGGTGCAGGAGGCCTGTACGCCTCCAGGGCCGCCCTCAGCTTCAACCGGAAATGCCGGGTCACCTTTATCGAAAAGCGGGACTTCGATCAATTCTCTCCCTGCGGTCTTCCCTTTGCGATCGAGGGGGTGGTGAAGGATTTTGATGACCTGAAATACCATGTCCCGGAGGTGAAAGAGAGACTGGTCAAGCTCCTTCAGCACGAAGCCGTTTCCATCGACCCGGATAAGAAGACCATCACCACAATGGACCTGGCCGCGTCCAGGGAGAAATCAATCCGCTACGACGCCCTCATCCTCGCCAACGGGGCCTCGCCCATAAACCTCCCCATCCCCGGCGCCCGGGAATTCGTGGGGAAGGGTGTCCATTTTGTGTCGGATATCGACAACAGTCGGGCCCTCCTGGAGGCGGCCGCAAGTCCGGGGAAAAAACAGGCGGTGGTGGTGGGCGCCGGCGCGTCCGGGCTGGAGGTGGCCGTGGGGTTGAGGCGACGGGGTCTCAACGTGATCGTCACCAAGCGCACCCCGGCCCCGTTTCCCCGCAACCTGGATCCGGAGATGGGGGAGGCGATCGTCCAACAGCTGGAAGCCCTGGGCATACGGGTGTTGTTCGGCAAAGGAATTGACCGCATCGACGGGGAGGGGGAGGTGACATCGGTGACCATTGCCGGGGAGGCCATCCCCTGCGACATTGTGGTCATGGCGGCGGGCATGCGGGCCAACACGCGGCTGGCCGAGTCCGCGGGCATCGCCATGGAAAACGGTCTTGTGACGGTCAACAACCGGATGGAGACCTCTGTCAGGGGGATCTACGCCATCGGGGACCTGGTCCGCACCTATTCCCGCATCGATCACACCCCTGTGGTCATGCAGCTCGCCACCTCGGCCTACCGGCAGGGAATGACCGCGGGGGTTAATGCGGCCGGCGGGGATACCACCTATCCGGGGGCGCTCAATACCTTCCTCACGAAGGTGGGGGACCTGGAGATCGCCGCAACCGGGTATACGCTCCGGACCGCCAGAGACCTTGGGTATGATGCCAGGGCCGTGTCCACACGCCGGGAGATCCGGCCCCACTACATGCCGGATGTAACGGACGTCCATCTCAGGGTGATTGTGAATCAGGCGGATGGAAAGATCCTGGGGGGACAGGCCGTGGGAAAAGAGGGGGCCGGCTGGCGCATCAATCTCCTGGCCCTGGCCATTCACGGAAAGATGACCCTGTACGATCTCTTGGACGCTGAACTCTCTTATAACCCGCCGGTCTCACAGATGATCGATCCGCTGTCTCAGCTCGCCGAGGTAGGTCTAAAACGACTCCGGCTTCCGCCCAAAAAATGTGAGACGGTCTTTCTTCCATCCGACCGGCGCGAAAGCACTTCAGATTGA